In Nocardioides bizhenqiangii, the DNA window CGGGAACTCCCACTTGCCCGCGAGCGCGGGTGGCTTGGTGCGGCGGGCGGCGACGACGTACGACGGTCGGTCGACCGAGTCGACGACGATCGCGCCGACGACGGTCCGGGGCACGGGGCTACGCACCTCGACCTCGGAGCTTGGCGACGAGCCGGCGCCCCCAGAGGAACGGGAGGATCAGCAACGGCAGGCCGAGCCCGAGGAGGACCAGCGGCAGGGTGAGGGAGCGGCTGTAGAGCTCGTCGCCGCGCAGGGTGGCGGTGACCGTCTCGCCGACCTCCTGGTCGCCGGACCCCTGGATGGGACCGATCCTCTCGACGCCGTCCTCGGTCCAGCGGGCGGTGCAGTGCTGCGACGACGTCTTGTACCTGATGTCGAAGTCGCAGGTGATCACCTCGGCCTCGACCGTCTCACCGGTCTGCCGCTGCCAGAGCAGCCAGCCGCCCGCGCCGACCAGCACGAAGGGCACGACCATGAAGGCGGTGAGGAGGACGTCGACGACGATCCGCATCGTCATCGTCTCCTGGGCAGGCGCGTCGGCCATGCCCCGATGATGGCACCCCTGCTCGTCGAGTAGCCGCCGCGAAGAACGAGCGGCGGCGTATCGAGACGCGGTGAGGTGCCCGCGGTGCTGAGGTGGGTGCTCGGGTGCGGGCGTCTCGATACGCCCTCGCCTGGCGGCTCGGGCTACTCGACGAGCGGATGGTCGTCGATTAGCCGCCGCGAGGAACGAGCGGCGGCGTATCGAGACGCGGTGAGGTGCTCGGGTGCGGGCGTCTCGATACGCCCTCGCCTGGGGCTCGGCTACGACGACCTAGCCGCAGTTGTCGCAGATGCCGGTCGCGGGCAGCGCCATGAAGCAGGTCGGGCAGACCTTCGTCACCGGCTCCGGCTTGCGGGGCGTGGCGGGCTTCGCCGTCGCGACCCGGACCCGCTTCGGCTTGGCGGGTGTGACGGGCGCGATCGGGACCGGCGGCGGGGGAGGGGGCTCCCAGCCCGGGGGCTCCGGCGCGGTGATCCCGAGCCCGGCCAGGACCTCGCGAGCAGCGTCGGTCGGCCGGTGCTTCGGGGTGGTCACAATGTCGTGCGGCGACGCGCCACCCTCGAGGAACGCCTGCGCGTCCGGGCGCATGCCCGGCGGGATCCGCCGGTGCCGCCACCGCGCCTGGGCCGTGCCGCGCTGGGTGATCGTCACCAGGTCGGGGCGGGACCAGCCGACGAGGGTCCAGTCGTTCTCACGGCTGACCGCCCAGACGCCGACCGGTCCGTCGCCCGCCTCGCCGGCCGCGCGCAGCGCGATCCGCTCGGGGTTGAGGAACCGGCCCTCGACCCGGAGCGCGGCCGGCAACGGCCGCGTGACGTCGTACCCCTCCTCGCGCAGGTAGTACGTCGCGTAGGCCAGGAGGTCTTCGGTCGGGTCCGGGGGTGTGTCCATCGCGCTTCGGACGTTATCCCGGCCGCGCAAGCCCTGGGTAACCGGGCCGTACCAGCGGCGACGCCCTACGCCAGGCCACCCAGGTCGTCGGGCACGTCGACGGCGTTCTCCCGCAGCGCCTCGAGCGGGATGATCTGGAGCGCCCGCTCGTTGGTGGAGGCCAGTACGACGGGCGCGGGCACGCCGTCGCCGTGCGCCTGCAGCCAGCGGGGCGCCACGACGCACCAGCGATCGCCGGGTGTCAGACCGGTGAAGCTCCACTCCGGTCGCGGCGTCGTCAGGTCGTTGCCGACCGCCTTCTGGTGAGCGAGGAACTCGTCGGTCATCACCGCGCAGACCGCGTGCAGCCCACTGTCCTCGGGGCCGCACGAGCAGTTGCCGTCGCGGTAGAAGCCGGTCATCGGGTCGGTGCCGCACGGTTCGAGCTCGCCGCCGAGGACGTTGCGTTCGGTCACGGCCACGAGCCTCCCACGGCACGGCACCCGTCGTCGTGGTCGGGGTTGGCCGTCGGCCACGCTGGGTACCTTGCGGCCCATGAGCACCGCGATCGATCTCGGGCGACCGACCTCTGGTGACGTCATCGACCTCATCACCGACGACCACCGACTGTTCGAGCGGCTGCTGGCGCAGCTGCGGGACACGACGCAGGACCTCGACGCGGTGCGGAGGGCGTTCGCCGACGTCCTCATCGCCCATGGTGAGGCCGAGGAGGAGCTGGTCTACCCCGTCCTGAACCGCAAGAGCGCCGAGGTCGACCAGGACGATGTGGAGCACGGCCACGAGGAGCACGCCGAGGGCAACGAGGCGCTGCTCGAGGTGCTCGAGCTCAAGGGCACCGACACCCAGGCCTTCGCCGACGCCGTCGAGAAGCTCAGCAACCTGATCGCGCACCACATCGCCGAGGAGGAGATCACCATCCTCAGCCCGGCCCGCAAGGAGGTCGGGCTGCAGGTGCGCGCCGAGCTGGGCGAGAAGTGGGCGGCCCGCCGCAACGCGCTGATCGACGCGGGCTGCGGGGCCGTCGACAACGTGCGGCGGGTCGTGGCAGCCGCCCGGCGCGAAGGGCTGCTCGACGACGAGGACGACGACTGACCTGCCGGCGTCGACCGGTCAGTGCTGGGTGATCTCCACCCGGTCGCGATAGAACGCCAGCCGTCCGGCGATCTCGGGTACGGCGTCGTGCGGGTCCTCGTAGGACCAGACGGCATCCGGCAGCAGGCCGCCGTCGGTGCGGATGCTGAAGTACGACGCCTCGCCCTTGTAGGGGCAGTAGCTCGCCGACTCGGACGGCTCGAGCGCGCTCATGTCCGTGTCCTCACGCGGGACGTAGATCACCGCCGGGTAGACCGACTCCTTGAGCGTGAGCGCCCGGGTGGTGTCGACGATGGTGCGGCCGCCCGCGGTGACCGTCACCCGGCCGTCGGTCGGGGTGACGGTGATCGGGTGGAGTGCGCCCGGTTTGAGGATCGGCCGTGTCATGGGATCGACGGTAGCGCCGGGACTCAACAGCGCGAGATCACGCCACCATCGTCGAGCCGCTCTCGACGACGTCGCGGCCGATGGTGCGGCGGACGATGGTGCGGTAACGCCAGATCTGCAGGGCGCCGAGGCCCCACAACAGGTACTGCACGCTCATCGCGGCCCGGAAGGCTTCCGGCGTGTACTCGGTCGACGACCCCGACGTCATCAGGTCGAGCACCCCGCCGATGGCGAAGACGGCGACCACCGCGGCGAAGAACCCGCCGACGTTGATGATGCCGCTCGCGCTCGCCATCCGGTCCGGCGGGTTTGACGTGCGACCGACGTCGAAGCCGATCATCGACGCCGGTCCGCCGCAGCCGCACGCCACCACCAGCAGCACGAGCAGCCACAGCGGGGCATCGCCCGGCCACGCCAGCACCGCCGTCCAGACCGCCACCATCGCGACGATGGTCCCGAGCGCCACGGTGGACCGGTGCCACGGGTGACGTCCGACCACCCAGCCGAGCACCGGGCCGGACGCGACCACCGCAACGATGATCAGGCTGAGCAGGGCCCCGGCCACCGTCTCCGACACGCCCTCGCTCAGCACGAGGAACGGGAAGCCCCAGAGCATCACCAGCACGTGCGCGCTGAACGGTGTCGTGAAGTGCACCCAGAAGCCGAGCCGGGTGCCGGGCTGCGCCCACGACGCGCGCAGGCTGGCGAGCAGCGCCCGCCGCGACATCGGGTGGCCGCGCACGTGCCGTGCCTCGGGCGAGTCGCGGACGAAGACCAGCAGGGCGGCCAGCAGCACCGGTCCGAGCGCCGCGGAGACGAGGTAGGCGGCGGTCCAGCCGAGCTCCGACAGTGCCCAGGTCATCGGCACGGCGGCGGCGATCGACCCGATCTGGCCGGTGCTGCCGGTGAGCTGGGTGACCAGCGGGATCTGCCGCGCACCGAACCAGCTGCTCACCAGCCGCAGCACGCAGATGAACGTCATCGCATCTCCGAGGCCGACCAGGACCCGGGCCGTCAGCGCCTCCGGGTACGACGTCGCCAGCGCGAACCCCGCCTGCGCCAGGCTGATCGTCACCACGCCTGCGGTCAGCACCGTCCGCGGTCCGAAGCGATCGACCAGCAGGCCGACCGGCACCTGCATGCCGGCGTACACCAGCAGCTGCAGCATGGTGAACGCACCGAGCTGGCTCGCCGACAGGTCGAACCGCTCGGTCGCGGCGAGGCCGGCCACGGCCAGGCTGGTGCGGTGGAAGATGACGACCACGTAGATCGTGAGCGCGACCCCCCAGACCAGCCAGGCGCGCCGCGGAGTCTCCACGCGGAGACGGTATCGAGCGTGCCGGGCTCAGCCCGAACTGACCATCAGCGACGCCGGTCCGCGCACGGTCGTCGCCGGTCGCATCGTCGGCTCGCCCACCACCCGGAGGCCGGGGAGCCGCTCCGCCAGTGCCCGGAGCGCGACGGTGGCCTCGAGCCGCGCCAGCGGGGCGCCGATGCAGTAGTGCGCGCCGCCCGAGAACGCGAGGTGGGCAGGGGTGCCCGGGTCGGCGTACCGGTCGATCCGGAACTCCCGCGGCGCGTCGAAGACCGCCGGGTCCCGGTTGGCGCCACCGATCAGGCCGACCACCCAGGTGCTCTTCGCGATCGGATGACCGCCGAGCTCGGTGTCGTCGAACGCCGCCCGGATGGTGCGCTGCACCGGTGGGTCGTAGCGCAGCGTCTCCTCGACCGCGAGCGACGCGAGCGCCGGGTCGGCGACCAGCGCCTCCCACGCGCCGGGCGTGCGCTGGAGCGCGAGCACGGCGTTGCTGATCAGGTTGACGGTCGTCTCGAAGCCGGCGACGAGCAGGAGCTGGCACATCGCCAGCAGCTCCCGCGGGCTCATCCGTCCGTCGGCCTCGGCCGCGACCAGGTAGCTGACCAGGTCGTCCCGCGGGTCGGTGCGGCGTAGCTCGAAGAGCCGCTCCAGGATCCGCTCGACCCGGAACGACGCCATCGCGCCCTGGCGCGCGTGCTTGAGGCTGGTGATCCCGTCGAGGATCGACGCCAGCGTCTGCCCGTACTTCTCGAACGCCTGGACGTCGGTGTCCGGGAGGCCCAGCAGGTCGCTGATCACGCCGATCGGCAGTGGCGCGGCGACCGCATGGACGACGTCGGTCGTGCTCTGCCCTTCGACGGCGTCGAGCAGCGCCTCGACCCGCTTCTCGATCGCCACCTCGTAGGAGGCCAGCTGCTTGGGGCTGAAGCCGTGGGAGGCGAGCCGCCGCAGGCGGGTGTGGTCGGGCGGGTTGAGCCCGAGGATCGAGCGGTCGATGCTGTCACCCTGGTAGGTCGCGCCGTGCACGACGTTGGTCGCCGGGTCGCGGACCCCGAAGTCCCGCCGCCGGACCAGGTCGTGGCACAGCTCGTAGTCGGCTGTTGCCGCGTAGCCCGGCATGCCGTGCACCACCCGTCCGAGCGAGCGGATCTGCTCGTGGATGGGGTAGGGATCACGACGACCCGCGTCGGTCTCGAACTGGGCCAGGGGCGAGCCCGACCGGTGCGCCTGCCAGTCCCACAGCCGCGAGCGGAAGATCCCGACGACGAACTGCGCGGCTTCCTTCGGGTTCTGCGGACCCTGCCTCATGGATCCACGCTAGATCGCGGCGGACGGTGTCGCATCCCACCACGGTCGGACCTGGCCTCGTGAGGCAGCCGTCGGCAGCCGCCTGGCCTGTTCGGGCCAGGCGCACCCTGAACGGACCAGTCTCGCGATCCCAAACGGGCCATGGTCCGGGGGCGGAGCCGGTGTCACCATCGAGGTATGGCGCTGTTCGACGTCGCGGCCGATTCCTATGTGAGGTTCATGGGCCGCTTCTCGACGCCGTTGTCGGTCCCGTTCGCCGACATCGGGCTGGCGGGGGTCGACTCGTCGGCGCGGGTGCTCGACGTCGGCTGCGGTCCCGGCATCCTGACCAGCGAGCTGGTGAAGCGCCAGGGCGAGGCCAACGTGAGCGCGGTCGACCCGGTCGAGGCGTTCGTGCAGGCGGCCGCTGCGTCGTACCCCGCCGCCGACGTACGCGTCGCCGCGGCCGAGGCCCTGCCCTACCCCGACGACACCTTCGGAGCGACCCTCGCCCAGCTCGTCGTCCACTTCATGAGCGACCCCGTCGCCGGGGTCGGCGAGATGGTGCGCGTGACCGCACCCGGCGGTCGCGTCTCCGCCTGCGTGTGGGACAACGCCGGTGGCACCGGCGCATCGTCGTCGTTCTGGCGGGTGGTGCAGCGATACGACCCGGAGGCCGAGGGCGAGAAGGCGCGGCCGGGCTCGTGGGGAGGCGACCTGACCCGGATGTTCACCGACGCCGGCCTGCAGGACGTCGAGGAGACCCTGCTGACCGTGCGCCGGGATTTCGCCACCTTCGAGGAGTGGTGGGAGCCGTTCACCCTGGGCGTCGGCCCGGCCGGGGCCTACGTCCGCAGCCTCAACCAGATCGAGCAGACCGGCCTGATGGGCGCGCTGCGCGAGGAGCACGGCGGCGGCCCGATCACGATCCAGGCGAGTGCCTGGACCGCGACCGGGCTCGTCTGACCGGACGACGCCGTCAGGCCGCGGTGCCTACCTTCGGCGGCCGGCCCCGACGCGGAACGCCGGCCTGCGGCTTGCCGCTTTCCAGCAGCACGCCGCCCCAGACGCCGTACTCGTCCCGTGCCTGGCCGAGGGCGAGGCAGAGCTCCCGCACGGGGCAGGCGGCGCAGATCGCCAGGGCCGCCGCAAGGCTCGCGTCGTCGGTCGGGTGGAACAGGTCGGGGTCCGGGTGGTCCGCGCAGGCCCACACGAGCGTCGGGTCGTGCGGGGTCGGTGCGGTGAAGGCGATGGTCACGCCCTTGGTGTCGAACCGGTCCTCGTGGATCGAGATCTTCCGTGCCGTCATCGCCTGTCACCTCCTCGTGGTCGGGGGCGATGGGTGGGATGGGTGCTGTCGAGAAAAATGCAGAAGGGCCACTCCTGCGGCGATGCGCTGGAGCGGCCCGGTGTCCCGGTGCGATGGATGCACCTACTCCACGGGCGACTCCAGCGTGAGCGGCAGTTCCTGGCCGTCGGTCCTGCGCGCGCGCAGGTCGAGGCCGGAGCCGCCGAGCTCCGGGCACTTGTGGGCAGCACCCGACGCGCGGACCGCACTGCGGTTCGCGTCGATGAAGGTGCGATAGGTGCCCACGTCATGTCCCTTCTGGTGATGCTGCTGGTGGCGCGCCCGGGTACGTCCCGGACAGGAAAAGGGTAGAACCCCCGATGCGCTCCGGCCTAACGCATTACCCGCGAATCGGGAGAGTTGGACCCGCGAATCGTGGAAGATTGCCCGTCGAGTCCGGACGACTCGACGGGCAAACCTCACCGATTCGCGGCGCCAACTCCATCGATTCGCGGGGGAATCTTCGACGATTCGCGGTCAGGTCTCGCGCCGGGCGCCGGGTGCGCCGGGGCCGGGCA includes these proteins:
- a CDS encoding DUF2237 family protein, producing the protein MTERNVLGGELEPCGTDPMTGFYRDGNCSCGPEDSGLHAVCAVMTDEFLAHQKAVGNDLTTPRPEWSFTGLTPGDRWCVVAPRWLQAHGDGVPAPVVLASTNERALQIIPLEALRENAVDVPDDLGGLA
- a CDS encoding hemerythrin domain-containing protein produces the protein MSTAIDLGRPTSGDVIDLITDDHRLFERLLAQLRDTTQDLDAVRRAFADVLIAHGEAEEELVYPVLNRKSAEVDQDDVEHGHEEHAEGNEALLEVLELKGTDTQAFADAVEKLSNLIAHHIAEEEITILSPARKEVGLQVRAELGEKWAARRNALIDAGCGAVDNVRRVVAAARREGLLDDEDDD
- a CDS encoding DUF427 domain-containing protein, with the translated sequence MTRPILKPGALHPITVTPTDGRVTVTAGGRTIVDTTRALTLKESVYPAVIYVPREDTDMSALEPSESASYCPYKGEASYFSIRTDGGLLPDAVWSYEDPHDAVPEIAGRLAFYRDRVEITQH
- a CDS encoding MFS transporter, translating into METPRRAWLVWGVALTIYVVVIFHRTSLAVAGLAATERFDLSASQLGAFTMLQLLVYAGMQVPVGLLVDRFGPRTVLTAGVVTISLAQAGFALATSYPEALTARVLVGLGDAMTFICVLRLVSSWFGARQIPLVTQLTGSTGQIGSIAAAVPMTWALSELGWTAAYLVSAALGPVLLAALLVFVRDSPEARHVRGHPMSRRALLASLRASWAQPGTRLGFWVHFTTPFSAHVLVMLWGFPFLVLSEGVSETVAGALLSLIIVAVVASGPVLGWVVGRHPWHRSTVALGTIVAMVAVWTAVLAWPGDAPLWLLVLLVVACGCGGPASMIGFDVGRTSNPPDRMASASGIINVGGFFAAVVAVFAIGGVLDLMTSGSSTEYTPEAFRAAMSVQYLLWGLGALQIWRYRTIVRRTIGRDVVESGSTMVA
- a CDS encoding cytochrome P450; the protein is MRQGPQNPKEAAQFVVGIFRSRLWDWQAHRSGSPLAQFETDAGRRDPYPIHEQIRSLGRVVHGMPGYAATADYELCHDLVRRRDFGVRDPATNVVHGATYQGDSIDRSILGLNPPDHTRLRRLASHGFSPKQLASYEVAIEKRVEALLDAVEGQSTTDVVHAVAAPLPIGVISDLLGLPDTDVQAFEKYGQTLASILDGITSLKHARQGAMASFRVERILERLFELRRTDPRDDLVSYLVAAEADGRMSPRELLAMCQLLLVAGFETTVNLISNAVLALQRTPGAWEALVADPALASLAVEETLRYDPPVQRTIRAAFDDTELGGHPIAKSTWVVGLIGGANRDPAVFDAPREFRIDRYADPGTPAHLAFSGGAHYCIGAPLARLEATVALRALAERLPGLRVVGEPTMRPATTVRGPASLMVSSG
- a CDS encoding class I SAM-dependent methyltransferase, with protein sequence MALFDVAADSYVRFMGRFSTPLSVPFADIGLAGVDSSARVLDVGCGPGILTSELVKRQGEANVSAVDPVEAFVQAAAASYPAADVRVAAAEALPYPDDTFGATLAQLVVHFMSDPVAGVGEMVRVTAPGGRVSACVWDNAGGTGASSSFWRVVQRYDPEAEGEKARPGSWGGDLTRMFTDAGLQDVEETLLTVRRDFATFEEWWEPFTLGVGPAGAYVRSLNQIEQTGLMGALREEHGGGPITIQASAWTATGLV
- a CDS encoding WhiB family transcriptional regulator gives rise to the protein MTARKISIHEDRFDTKGVTIAFTAPTPHDPTLVWACADHPDPDLFHPTDDASLAAALAICAACPVRELCLALGQARDEYGVWGGVLLESGKPQAGVPRRGRPPKVGTAA